One Micromonospora eburnea genomic region harbors:
- a CDS encoding FAD-binding oxidoreductase, producing the protein MNGIAGPVHRPGDAGYDLHRSGYNRVIEHRPALIVEAVDADDVAAAVRLAAAEGRPVAVQATGHGPAVPADDALLIHTGRMTGVRTDLANRTARIEAGVRWRDVLAVTAPQGLAPLNGSSPVVGAVGYTIGGGIGMLGRRYGFAADHVRAVELVTADGQARRLTADREPELFWAVRGGKGNFGVVTALEVDLFPVSQLYGGGLYFGADAVPDALAAYARWTGTVPDEMTSSVLLVLVPDIEAAPAPLRGQYVMHLRIAYCGAPEEGERLVEPLRKAASPLMDTLGVLPYERVGSIHHEPTDPAASYGRNVALRELEPAVETLLAAAGPDANAPYAVELRHLGGAYARPPVVPNAVGGRDAGFSVSSMSVVNGTDLETLRAAHDGLHERLRPWRTGGGLLNFLGVHDATEATVRAAFDPAVHERLAAVKSVYDPGNLFRVNHNIPPRGAV; encoded by the coding sequence ATGAATGGGATTGCGGGACCTGTCCACCGTCCGGGTGACGCCGGCTACGATCTGCACCGCTCGGGGTACAACCGGGTCATCGAACATCGGCCGGCCCTGATCGTCGAGGCGGTGGACGCCGACGACGTGGCGGCCGCGGTGCGCCTCGCCGCCGCCGAGGGGAGACCGGTGGCGGTCCAGGCCACCGGGCACGGACCGGCGGTGCCGGCCGACGACGCGTTGCTCATCCACACCGGACGGATGACAGGCGTGCGGACGGACCTGGCGAACCGCACCGCGCGGATCGAGGCGGGCGTGCGCTGGCGCGACGTGCTGGCCGTGACCGCGCCACAGGGGCTCGCGCCGCTCAACGGCTCCAGCCCGGTGGTCGGCGCGGTCGGCTACACCATCGGTGGCGGGATCGGCATGCTGGGCCGGCGGTACGGCTTCGCGGCGGACCACGTACGGGCCGTCGAACTGGTGACCGCCGACGGCCAGGCGCGCCGACTCACGGCGGACCGGGAGCCGGAGCTGTTCTGGGCGGTGCGCGGCGGCAAGGGGAACTTCGGCGTGGTCACCGCGCTGGAGGTCGACCTCTTCCCCGTGTCCCAGCTGTACGGTGGCGGCCTCTACTTCGGCGCCGACGCGGTCCCCGACGCGCTGGCCGCGTACGCCCGGTGGACGGGTACCGTGCCGGACGAGATGACCTCCTCGGTGCTGCTGGTCCTGGTGCCGGACATCGAGGCCGCCCCCGCACCGCTGCGCGGGCAGTACGTCATGCACCTGCGGATCGCCTACTGCGGCGCGCCGGAGGAGGGGGAGCGGCTGGTCGAGCCGCTGCGGAAGGCGGCGTCCCCGCTGATGGACACCCTCGGTGTGCTGCCGTACGAGCGGGTCGGCTCGATCCACCATGAGCCCACCGATCCGGCGGCGAGCTACGGCCGGAACGTCGCCCTGCGGGAGCTGGAGCCGGCGGTCGAGACGCTGCTGGCCGCGGCCGGACCCGACGCCAACGCGCCGTACGCGGTCGAACTGCGTCACCTCGGCGGGGCGTACGCCCGTCCGCCGGTGGTGCCCAACGCGGTCGGCGGCCGGGACGCCGGCTTCAGCGTCTCCTCGATGTCCGTTGTCAACGGCACCGACCTGGAGACCCTGCGCGCGGCCCACGACGGCCTGCACGAGCGCCTGCGGCCGTGGCGCACCGGCGGCGGTCTGCTCAACTTCCTCGGCGTGCACGACGCCACCGAGGCCACCGTGCGGGCCGCCTTCGACCCGGCCGTGCACGAGCGGCTGGCTGCGGTCAAGTCCGTGTACGACCCGGGGAACCTCTTCCGGGTCAACCACAACATCCCGCCTCGCGGCGCGGTGTGA
- a CDS encoding BTAD domain-containing putative transcriptional regulator, translating into MRQVQESLCLAVLGPMRAWRHGDEITLGPPKQRAVLGLLASRVNDVVGFEEIIDAVWGNEVPPTAANGVHTYIAGLRRVIEPGRSRRDMGEVLVSTGGGYALFMDPDELDTTLFAAQRRRARQLREAGDGTSAAETYHAALRLWRGEAYFGVPGPFAAVERTRLHELRLSVVEELAELLLELHRPADAVTVLSEAVAKEPLREKLRGLLMLSLYRGGRQADALSLYRETRQLLLEELGIEPVPELRDLHNQILVGHPDLDDPVPAESTTEVPAGVEPRSGELRRPAQLPCRPRGFAGRASELGRLRELVERDRQCPGATTVAVLEGGPGVGKTALAVELAHEIAAGFPDGQLFVDLRGSAQDGDRSLSALDALAFALVSLGVERGRVPGDLSAASALYRSLLHGRRMLVVLDDAADAEQVRPLIPGGPACVLVTSRRRQRGLAARDGAYRLTLGPVSTTEATDLLANLAGAGRLAGREQDVAELAELCGHLPLALRIAAGALAAEPSLTPAELVRRYRLPHTRLDQLAVRGDASTDVRAALAVSYAALPPETARVFRMLGCCPSMVVTIQMAAALAGLTHAEAHHQLQVLVDHHLLDEVNACLHRFPPLVRIYATECSELETRASRMAALGRMLGLRRREETVPQFEETAA; encoded by the coding sequence GTGCGACAAGTTCAGGAATCACTGTGCCTGGCCGTGCTCGGTCCGATGAGGGCCTGGCGCCACGGGGACGAGATCACGCTGGGCCCGCCCAAACAACGGGCGGTGCTCGGCCTGCTGGCCAGCCGGGTCAACGACGTGGTCGGCTTCGAGGAGATCATCGACGCGGTCTGGGGCAACGAGGTCCCACCAACCGCGGCCAATGGGGTGCACACCTACATCGCCGGCCTGCGCCGGGTGATCGAACCGGGTCGCAGCCGGCGGGACATGGGCGAGGTCCTGGTCTCCACCGGTGGCGGGTACGCCTTGTTCATGGATCCGGACGAGCTGGACACGACGCTCTTCGCGGCCCAGCGGCGGCGCGCCCGCCAGCTACGGGAGGCTGGCGACGGCACGAGTGCGGCGGAGACCTACCACGCCGCGCTGCGGCTGTGGCGCGGCGAGGCGTACTTCGGTGTCCCCGGGCCGTTCGCCGCCGTGGAGCGGACCCGCCTGCACGAGCTGCGGCTGAGCGTGGTGGAGGAGCTGGCCGAACTCCTGCTCGAACTGCACCGGCCGGCGGACGCGGTGACCGTGCTGTCCGAGGCCGTGGCCAAGGAGCCGCTGCGCGAGAAACTGCGCGGGCTGCTGATGCTCTCCCTCTACCGTGGCGGCCGGCAGGCCGACGCGCTGAGCCTGTACCGGGAGACCCGGCAGCTGCTCCTGGAGGAGCTGGGCATCGAACCCGTGCCGGAACTACGCGACCTGCACAACCAGATCCTGGTCGGGCATCCCGACCTGGACGACCCGGTGCCGGCCGAGTCGACGACCGAGGTCCCGGCCGGGGTCGAACCGCGCTCGGGTGAACTGCGCCGGCCGGCGCAACTTCCGTGCCGCCCGCGTGGCTTCGCCGGTCGGGCCTCCGAGCTGGGCCGGCTGCGCGAGCTGGTGGAGCGGGACCGGCAGTGCCCCGGCGCGACCACCGTCGCCGTGCTCGAGGGCGGCCCGGGCGTCGGCAAGACGGCGCTCGCCGTCGAGCTGGCCCACGAGATCGCGGCTGGTTTCCCGGACGGACAGCTCTTCGTCGACCTGCGCGGCTCCGCCCAGGACGGTGACCGGTCGTTGTCCGCGCTGGACGCCCTCGCCTTCGCGCTGGTCAGTCTGGGTGTAGAGCGGGGACGGGTGCCGGGCGACCTCTCCGCGGCCAGCGCGCTCTACCGCAGCCTGCTGCACGGCCGGCGGATGCTGGTGGTGCTCGACGACGCGGCGGACGCCGAGCAGGTCCGCCCGCTCATTCCCGGTGGTCCCGCCTGCGTCCTGGTCACCAGCCGGCGTCGGCAGCGCGGGCTGGCCGCGCGCGACGGGGCGTACCGGCTGACCCTCGGGCCGGTCTCCACCACGGAGGCCACCGACCTGTTGGCCAACCTGGCCGGGGCCGGTCGGCTGGCGGGCCGCGAACAGGACGTCGCCGAGCTCGCGGAACTGTGTGGTCATCTGCCCCTGGCGCTGCGGATCGCGGCCGGGGCGTTGGCGGCCGAGCCCAGCCTCACCCCGGCCGAACTGGTCCGCCGCTACCGCCTTCCACATACCCGGCTCGACCAGCTCGCCGTACGCGGTGACGCGAGCACCGACGTCCGGGCCGCGCTGGCCGTGTCCTACGCCGCACTGCCCCCCGAGACGGCCCGGGTGTTCCGGATGCTGGGCTGCTGCCCGAGCATGGTGGTCACCATCCAGATGGCGGCGGCCCTCGCCGGGCTGACCCACGCCGAGGCCCACCACCAGCTTCAGGTCCTCGTCGACCACCACCTGCTCGACGAGGTGAACGCCTGCCTGCACCGGTTTCCGCCGCTCGTCCGGATCTATGCCACCGAGTGCAGCGAGCTGGAGACCCGGGCCAGCCGGATGGCGGCCCTGGGCCGGATGCTCGGCCTGCGGCGCCGCGAGGAGACCGTCCCGCAGTTCGAGGAGACCGCCGCCTGA